From Levilactobacillus zymae, a single genomic window includes:
- a CDS encoding YitT family protein, protein MDDVQQLFKRHTYTAKFSVAFFYGILVSIAVNFFWTPGHIYSSGATGLAQLINTLTGRYAPFQVTTALGLFLINVPLFVLAWKQIGKSFTVFTFICVLFASVMIRVIQPVHLTTDPIICAIFGGAVNGYGTGFALKNSISTGGLDIIGIVVRRKTGRSMGSINMAFNSLIVISAGFVYGWPYAFYSALGLFVNAKVIDMTFTRQQRMQVMVITSRPKTVIDSIQNHMRRGITIVHGAEGAYHHDEKTILFTVITRYEMDTLEVAMDEADPKAFVSISDTVKVLGHFYEPKW, encoded by the coding sequence ATGGATGATGTGCAGCAGCTTTTTAAACGGCATACCTATACAGCCAAGTTTTCCGTCGCCTTTTTTTACGGGATTCTGGTGTCAATTGCGGTGAACTTTTTCTGGACGCCCGGACATATTTACTCGTCTGGGGCCACCGGGTTGGCACAGCTGATTAATACGTTGACAGGACGGTACGCGCCGTTTCAAGTGACGACGGCCCTGGGGCTGTTTCTGATCAACGTGCCCTTGTTCGTGTTGGCCTGGAAACAAATTGGCAAATCCTTTACCGTTTTTACCTTTATCTGTGTCCTGTTTGCCTCGGTAATGATTCGGGTGATTCAGCCCGTCCATCTGACGACTGATCCCATTATCTGTGCGATTTTCGGGGGGGCGGTCAACGGATACGGTACCGGATTTGCGTTGAAGAACAGCATTTCGACCGGGGGCTTAGATATCATCGGCATCGTGGTGCGGCGCAAGACCGGTCGCAGCATGGGGTCGATCAACATGGCCTTCAATAGTCTGATTGTCATCAGTGCCGGGTTCGTTTACGGTTGGCCGTATGCGTTTTACTCCGCGTTAGGCCTCTTCGTGAACGCCAAGGTCATCGACATGACTTTTACCCGGCAACAGCGGATGCAGGTGATGGTGATCACCAGTCGGCCCAAGACCGTCATCGATAGTATTCAAAACCATATGCGCCGGGGAATCACCATCGTGCACGGTGCCGAAGGGGCGTACCATCACGATGAAAAGACGATTTTATTTACCGTGATTACGCGCTACGAAATGGATACGCTAGAGGTGGCC